Proteins from one Listeria weihenstephanensis genomic window:
- a CDS encoding Crp/Fnr family transcriptional regulator, whose translation MTLYDYNNLKKNFDTDKLLATLMDSIEGPPPYKELTYRRNETIMEEGSANHYFYVVKKGMVAMSKGTVKDDSILTFCGPDDILGFLSVLENAISPVAYTAVSEVTLLQFERQYVIDKITFSQESFWYAYFFYLNFTHPILVRESLSNLPSDKKVLAGLVIVAERFGRAEPDGSYLIPYYFTQKVIGKYLNLARAYVATNLRKLEQDGYISLSPKPWKIHNMAAVKEMLDMKYTDLYSVTK comes from the coding sequence ATGACTTTATATGATTACAATAATTTGAAAAAAAATTTCGATACCGACAAATTGCTTGCCACTTTGATGGATTCAATCGAAGGACCACCGCCTTACAAGGAACTAACTTACCGGCGCAACGAGACCATTATGGAAGAAGGCTCTGCAAACCATTATTTCTACGTGGTAAAAAAAGGGATGGTTGCGATGTCAAAAGGAACAGTAAAAGATGATTCTATTCTCACTTTCTGCGGTCCCGATGATATTTTAGGATTTTTGAGCGTCCTTGAAAATGCGATATCTCCCGTTGCCTACACAGCTGTCAGCGAAGTCACACTACTACAATTCGAGCGCCAATACGTCATTGATAAAATCACTTTCAGCCAAGAAAGTTTTTGGTACGCTTATTTCTTCTACTTAAACTTTACCCATCCGATTCTAGTACGTGAATCCTTATCTAATCTACCGTCCGACAAAAAAGTTTTAGCAGGCTTGGTTATCGTTGCAGAACGCTTCGGTCGCGCTGAACCAGATGGCTCCTACTTAATCCCATATTACTTTACACAAAAAGTCATTGGCAAGTACTTAAACTTGGCGCGTGCTTATGTCGCAACAAATCTACGTAAATTAGAACAAGACGGCTACATTTCCCTTTCACCAAAACCTTGGAAAATTCACAACATGGCCGCAGTTAAAGAAATGTTAGACATGAAATATACCGATCTATATTCCGTAACAAAATAA